In the Brienomyrus brachyistius isolate T26 chromosome 20, BBRACH_0.4, whole genome shotgun sequence genome, one interval contains:
- the mms19 gene encoding MMS19 nucleotide excision repair protein homolog isoform X1, with protein sequence MATDGEVLLGLVEEFVSGQQDSKAAAAARGVKTGQFKILELVEALGLSLTSSQPQTRARGVQLLSEVLRECDSGLSEKEVEVLVAFYENRLKDHYVILPHVLQGIKALTKTPLWPPGLAVSVLRSLFRDIHVQSLMLVERSCVYSILINLMEYKEEELKGLGADFVFGFVQAMDSERDPRNLLLAFQIARNILLRGYELGKFTEELFEVTSGYFPLDFTPPPNNPHGITQEDLIVALRGVLSGTARFAEFLLPLIIEKLDSDVQKAKLDCLQTLEACVSVYSYRELKAFLSGLWASLRREVFQTASEKIEAAGLSALSALSACLSRSVLDSQGDDVLHVFLDLVVQDCQHHLCEPDLKLVWPSAKLLQAAASASYRASHRITSAVLPKLMEQYISETQCAHRRTLLEVLQGFVQPIQSSVPLEGADENVFSAFRESLCNVVFSALSESNSGLQVAACRVLASLCQQPGLLLASDVELAVSHLTRLVLEDGEPQVSMAVLECSRALSFLHTSTFAAIMVPRLKGEIFTEPMAQDDGPSPKALRERCMTALAAVSNQPGVIRESAPVLLEVLASSHTGTGSFAADDALAACRSLQRIVQQAPDVEDTGRFFHDIIIPRLLGLALQAGLWRGVSPPRESPLAEEPVLQALVPVMGMACARLQPQLSAVTAARVVSLFLDGDVSFLLEDGLPSGLQLLRVQHSWSLSQLTCLLMACVCSVPQSVELPQLERLMAELEELSCTSTYPFCYTAASKCFAGLVNKRPAGEALDLLLDRVMGRICSELDHASSSVRLQAFTLLLWVTKALLIRYHPRASVLTDKMFSLLTDRELGPLVADGFSVLMSDPVDVLTRAGHADVRIMYRQRFFTENSAKLVQGFNSAEKEMKPGYLKALSHIVNNLPRQVQLSELPALLPLLLEALSCPDQAVQLSTLSCLHPVLMESLPASTLCLQLEGLVSHLLGLTSSPTMKVRIASLRCLNAVSHFPEHEVIPFRDRVLRALAPPLDDKKRLVRKEAVATRGEWFLLGSPGR encoded by the exons TGGTGGAGGAGTTCGTCTCAGGACAACAGGACAGCAAGGCCGCGGCCGCGGCAAGAG GCGTGAAGACTGGACAGTTTAAAATATTAGAACTGGTTGAAGCTTTGGG TCTGAGCCTGACGAGCTCCCAGCCGCAGACTCGGGCACGTGGCGTTCAGCTGCTGTCTGAGGTGCTCCGCGAGTGTGACAGCGGCCTCTCCGAAAAGGAAG TCGAGGTCCTTGTGGCTTTTTATGAAAACAGACTGAAGGACCACTATGTCATCCTGCCCCATgttttgcaggggatcaaggccTTG ACCAAGACTCCATTGTGGCCTCCCGGATTGGCTGTTTCAGTCCTGAGGTCTCTCTTCCGAGATATTCACGTGCAG TCTTTAATGTTGGTGGAGAGATCATGTGTCTACAGCATTCTCATCAACCTGATGGAGTATAAGGAGGAGG AGCTGAAGGGGCTGGGCGCAGACTTCGTCTTCGGGTTTGTGCAGGCGATGGATAGCGAACGCGACCCCCGGAATCTCCTGCTAGCCTTCCAGATCGCCCGGAATATTCTCCTCAGAGGCTATGAGCTGG GTAAATTCACGGAGGAGCTGTTTGAAGTGACATCCGGCTACTTCCCGTTAGACTTCACGCCT CCCCCTAACAACCCTCATGGGATCACGCAGGAAGATCTGATTGTGGCTCTGAGAGGGGTGCTATCTGGGACGGCCCGCTTTGCGGAG ttccTGCTGCCGCTGATCATCGAGAAGCTGGACTCAGACGTCCAGAAAGCCAAGTTGGACTGCCTGCAGACGCTG GAGGCCTGCGTTTCCGTGTACTCCTACAGGGAGCTGAAGGCGTTCCTGTCGGGCCTCTGGGCCTCGCTGCGCAGAGAG gtctTCCAGACGGCCAGCGAGAAGATCGAGGCTGCAGGCCTTTCTGCCCTGAGTGCCCTCTCGGCCTGCCTGTCCCGCTCCGTCCTTGACTCGCAGGGTGACGACGTTCTGCATGTTTTCCTGGATCTCGTTGTCCAAG ACTGTCAGCATCACCTCTGTGAGCCCGACCTCAAGCTTGTGTGGCCCAGTGCCAAGCTGTTGCAGGCGGCCGCTAGCGCCTCCTACAGGGCAAGCCACAGAATTACGAGTGCGGTCTTGCCAAAACTGATGGAGCAGTACATCAGCGAAACACAG TGTGCTCACCGGCGCACCCTGCTGGAGGTCCTTCAGGGATTCGTGCAGCCGATACAGAGTAGTGTCCCCTTAGAGGGAG CAGATGAGAATGTGTTCAGTGCATTCCGCGAATCCCTCTGTAACGTCGTCTTCTCTGCCCTTTCGGAGTCCAACTCGGGACTGCAGGTCGCGGCCTGCCGTGTCCTCGCCTCATTGTGCCAACAGCCAG GCCTTTTGTTGGCTTCGGATGTGGAGCTGGCCGTCAGTCACCTGACTCGACTGGTGTTGGAGGACGGGGAGCcccaggtcag CATGGCTGTTCTGGAATGTTCCCGCGCTCTGTCCTTCCTGCACACCAGCACCTTCGCCGCCATCATGGTCCCTCGGCTCAAAGGAGAGATCTTCACAG AGCCCATGGCCCAGGATGATGGGCCCTCCCCGAAAGCTTTGCGGGAGCGGTGCATGACCGCGCTGGCCGCCGTGTCGAATCAGCCCGGCGTGATACGGGAGAGCGCCCCCGTGCTGCTCGAGGTCCTGGCGTCTTCTCACACAG GAACAGGGTCGTTCGCGGCGGATGATGCACTGGCAGCGTGCCGCAGTCTGCAGCGGATAGTGCAGCAGGCCCCAGACGTGGAGGACACTGGGAGATTCTTCCATGACATCATCATCCCGCGCCTTCTAGGCTTGGCGTTGCAGGCTGGCCTGTGGC GTGGGGTATCCCCGCCCCGGGAAAGCCCCCTGGCTGAGGAGCCAGTGTTGCAGGCCTTGGTGCCAGTGATGGGTATGGCCTGTGCCCGGCTACAGCCACA GCTGTCCGCCGTCACCGCAGCGCGGGTGGTGTCCCTCTTCCTGGACGGGGACGTGAGTTTCCTGCTGGAAGACGGGCTTCCCTCCGGACTGCAGCtgctgaga GTGCAGCACTCCTGGAGCCTGTCGCAGCTGACATGCCTTCTCATGGCCTGCGTGTGCTCCGTGCCGCAGAGT GTGGAGCTGCCCCAGCTGGAGCGGTTGATGGCGGAGCTGGAGGAGCTCTCCTGTACCTCCACGTACCCCTTCTGCTACACCGCCGCTTCCAAGTGCTTTGCCGGCCTGGTGAACAAGAGGCCTGCAG GGGAGGCGCTGGACTTGCTGCTGGACAGAGTGATGGGGAGGATCTGCTCGGAGCTGGACCACGCCTCCTCTTCTGTCCGCCTGCAGGCCTTCACCCTGCTGCTCTGG GTGACCAAAGCCCTTCTGATCCGATACCACCCCCGGGCCTCCGTGCTGACCGATAAG ATGTTCTCTCTCTTGACGGACCGTGAGCTAGGCCCCCTAGTGGCCGACGGCTTTTCCGTCCTGATGAGTGACCCGGTGGACGTGCTGACCCGGGCGGGCCACGCTGACGTGCGCATCATGTACCGGCAACGCTTCTTCACGGAGAACTCTGCCAAGCTGGTACAAGGGTTCAACTCTGCGGAGAAAG AGATGAAGCCCGGCTACCTCAAAGCGCTCTCACACATCGTGAATAACCTTCCGAGGCAGGTCCAGCTGTCCGAGCTGCCAGCG CTGCTGCCTCTCCTGCTGGAGGCGCTGTCGTGCCCGGACCAGGCGGTGCAGCTCTCCACCCTCTCCTGCCTGCACCCGGTGCTGATGGAATCCTTACCGGCGTCGACCCTCTGCCTCCAGCTCGAAGGACTCGTATCACACCTGCTTGGCCTCACCAGCAGCCCTACCATG aaagTACGCATCGCTTCCCTGCGCTGCCTTAATGCCGTGTCCCACTTCCCCGAACACGAA gtcATCCCATTCCGCGATAGGGTTCTGAGAGCACTGGCCCCTCCCCTGGATGACAAGAAGAGGCTGGTGAGGAAGGAGGCGGTAGCGACGCGGGGAGAGTG GTTCCTCCTAGGGAGCCCAGGAAGGTGA
- the LOC125715342 gene encoding palmitoyltransferase ZDHHC16B-like, protein MSRWRRLSPTAARLFLRCLRPCSAWGGSGGRLTGRLKEFWSYGRLLLKSLCFNALCNFDVFLDSVFEPVYWLVDHLTRWFGVVFVCLVILLTSSVLVIVYYFVLPLIISTYPAHWVTWHLCYGHWNLLMVVFHYYKAIRTSPGHPPQMKTDIPSVSICKKCIFPKPARTHHCSICNRCVLKMDHHCPWLNNCVGHLNHRYFFSFCLFMTMGCVYCSVTCWDMFVGAYNAVESYYQTPEPLFTFTEKLFHKCMIYLWVLTSSVAVALTGLTLWHAALITRGETSVERHINRKEARRLRDSGKVFRNPYNHGKVENWRIFFGVKKRSHWLTRVLLPSDHTPFGEGLIWDCSVYRRDPTAI, encoded by the exons ATGAGCCGCTGGAGGCGCCTGAGCCCCACCGCCGCCCGCCTCTTCCTGCGCTGCCTGCGCCCGTGTTCTGCGTgggggggcagcggggggcGCCTCACCGGCCGCCTGAAGGAGTTCTGGAGTTACGGCCGGCTCCTCCTCAAGTCGCTCTGCTTCAACGCCCTCTGCAACTTCGACGTGTTCCTGGACTCCGTCTTCGAGCCTGTCTACTGGCTGGTGGACCACCTGACCCGCTGGTTTGGGGTG GTGTTTGTCTGCCTGGTCATCCTGCTCACCAGCTCGGTCCTGGTCATTGTTTACTACTTTGTCCTGCCACTGATCATCAGCACCTATCCGGCGCACTGGGTCACGTGGCACCTATGCTACGGCCACTGGAACCTGCTGATGGTCGTCTTCCACTACTATAAGGCCATCAGGACGTCCCCGGGACACCCTCCGCAG ATGAAGACTGACATACCATCAGTGTCCATCTGTAAGAAGTGTATATTCCCCAAACCGGCCAGAACTCACCACTGTAGCATCTGCAACCG GTGTGTGCTGAAGATGGATCACCATTGCC CCTGGCTAAATAACTGTGTGGGACACCTCAACCACCGCTACTTCTTCTCCTTTTGCCTCTTCATGACCATGGGGTGCGTCTACTGCAGCGTGACCTGTTGGGACATGTTCGTCGGGGCCTACAACGCCGTGGAG AGTTACTATCAGACCCCTGAGCCTTTGTTCACCTTTACGGAGAAGCTGTTTCACAAGTGCATGATCTACTTGTGGGTGCTTACCAG CTCGGTGGCGGTAGCCCTGACAGGGCTGACGCTGTGGCATGCGGCCCTCATTACCCGGGGAGAGACGAGCGTGGAGAGGCACATCAACCGCAAGGAGGCTCGACGGCTACGGGACAGCGGCAAG GTTTTCCGGAACCCGTACAACCACGGAAAGGTGGAGAACTGGAGAATATTCTTTGGTGTGAAGAAAAGAAG CCATTGGCTGACTCGTGTCCTCCTGCCCTCTGACCACACCCCTTTTGGGGAGGGGCTAATATGGGACTGCTCTGTATACAGAAGAGATCCAACTGCTATATAA
- the mms19 gene encoding MMS19 nucleotide excision repair protein homolog isoform X2, whose amino-acid sequence MATDGEVLLGLVEEFVSGQQDSKAAAAARGVKTGQFKILELVEALGLSLTSSQPQTRARGVQLLSEVLRECDSGLSEKEVEVLVAFYENRLKDHYVILPHVLQGIKALTKTPLWPPGLAVSVLRSLFRDIHVQSLMLVERSCVYSILINLMEYKEEELKGLGADFVFGFVQAMDSERDPRNLLLAFQIARNILLRGYELGKFTEELFEVTSGYFPLDFTPPPNNPHGITQEDLIVALRGVLSGTARFAEFLLPLIIEKLDSDVQKAKLDCLQTLEACVSVYSYRELKAFLSGLWASLRREVFQTASEKIEAAGLSALSALSACLSRSVLDSQGDDVLHVFLDLVVQDCQHHLCEPDLKLVWPSAKLLQAAASASYRASHRITSAVLPKLMEQYISETQCAHRRTLLEVLQGFVQPIQSSVPLEGDENVFSAFRESLCNVVFSALSESNSGLQVAACRVLASLCQQPGLLLASDVELAVSHLTRLVLEDGEPQVSMAVLECSRALSFLHTSTFAAIMVPRLKGEIFTEPMAQDDGPSPKALRERCMTALAAVSNQPGVIRESAPVLLEVLASSHTGTGSFAADDALAACRSLQRIVQQAPDVEDTGRFFHDIIIPRLLGLALQAGLWRGVSPPRESPLAEEPVLQALVPVMGMACARLQPQLSAVTAARVVSLFLDGDVSFLLEDGLPSGLQLLRVQHSWSLSQLTCLLMACVCSVPQSVELPQLERLMAELEELSCTSTYPFCYTAASKCFAGLVNKRPAGEALDLLLDRVMGRICSELDHASSSVRLQAFTLLLWVTKALLIRYHPRASVLTDKMFSLLTDRELGPLVADGFSVLMSDPVDVLTRAGHADVRIMYRQRFFTENSAKLVQGFNSAEKEMKPGYLKALSHIVNNLPRQVQLSELPALLPLLLEALSCPDQAVQLSTLSCLHPVLMESLPASTLCLQLEGLVSHLLGLTSSPTMKVRIASLRCLNAVSHFPEHEVIPFRDRVLRALAPPLDDKKRLVRKEAVATRGEWFLLGSPGR is encoded by the exons TGGTGGAGGAGTTCGTCTCAGGACAACAGGACAGCAAGGCCGCGGCCGCGGCAAGAG GCGTGAAGACTGGACAGTTTAAAATATTAGAACTGGTTGAAGCTTTGGG TCTGAGCCTGACGAGCTCCCAGCCGCAGACTCGGGCACGTGGCGTTCAGCTGCTGTCTGAGGTGCTCCGCGAGTGTGACAGCGGCCTCTCCGAAAAGGAAG TCGAGGTCCTTGTGGCTTTTTATGAAAACAGACTGAAGGACCACTATGTCATCCTGCCCCATgttttgcaggggatcaaggccTTG ACCAAGACTCCATTGTGGCCTCCCGGATTGGCTGTTTCAGTCCTGAGGTCTCTCTTCCGAGATATTCACGTGCAG TCTTTAATGTTGGTGGAGAGATCATGTGTCTACAGCATTCTCATCAACCTGATGGAGTATAAGGAGGAGG AGCTGAAGGGGCTGGGCGCAGACTTCGTCTTCGGGTTTGTGCAGGCGATGGATAGCGAACGCGACCCCCGGAATCTCCTGCTAGCCTTCCAGATCGCCCGGAATATTCTCCTCAGAGGCTATGAGCTGG GTAAATTCACGGAGGAGCTGTTTGAAGTGACATCCGGCTACTTCCCGTTAGACTTCACGCCT CCCCCTAACAACCCTCATGGGATCACGCAGGAAGATCTGATTGTGGCTCTGAGAGGGGTGCTATCTGGGACGGCCCGCTTTGCGGAG ttccTGCTGCCGCTGATCATCGAGAAGCTGGACTCAGACGTCCAGAAAGCCAAGTTGGACTGCCTGCAGACGCTG GAGGCCTGCGTTTCCGTGTACTCCTACAGGGAGCTGAAGGCGTTCCTGTCGGGCCTCTGGGCCTCGCTGCGCAGAGAG gtctTCCAGACGGCCAGCGAGAAGATCGAGGCTGCAGGCCTTTCTGCCCTGAGTGCCCTCTCGGCCTGCCTGTCCCGCTCCGTCCTTGACTCGCAGGGTGACGACGTTCTGCATGTTTTCCTGGATCTCGTTGTCCAAG ACTGTCAGCATCACCTCTGTGAGCCCGACCTCAAGCTTGTGTGGCCCAGTGCCAAGCTGTTGCAGGCGGCCGCTAGCGCCTCCTACAGGGCAAGCCACAGAATTACGAGTGCGGTCTTGCCAAAACTGATGGAGCAGTACATCAGCGAAACACAG TGTGCTCACCGGCGCACCCTGCTGGAGGTCCTTCAGGGATTCGTGCAGCCGATACAGAGTAGTGTCCCCTTAGAGGGAG ATGAGAATGTGTTCAGTGCATTCCGCGAATCCCTCTGTAACGTCGTCTTCTCTGCCCTTTCGGAGTCCAACTCGGGACTGCAGGTCGCGGCCTGCCGTGTCCTCGCCTCATTGTGCCAACAGCCAG GCCTTTTGTTGGCTTCGGATGTGGAGCTGGCCGTCAGTCACCTGACTCGACTGGTGTTGGAGGACGGGGAGCcccaggtcag CATGGCTGTTCTGGAATGTTCCCGCGCTCTGTCCTTCCTGCACACCAGCACCTTCGCCGCCATCATGGTCCCTCGGCTCAAAGGAGAGATCTTCACAG AGCCCATGGCCCAGGATGATGGGCCCTCCCCGAAAGCTTTGCGGGAGCGGTGCATGACCGCGCTGGCCGCCGTGTCGAATCAGCCCGGCGTGATACGGGAGAGCGCCCCCGTGCTGCTCGAGGTCCTGGCGTCTTCTCACACAG GAACAGGGTCGTTCGCGGCGGATGATGCACTGGCAGCGTGCCGCAGTCTGCAGCGGATAGTGCAGCAGGCCCCAGACGTGGAGGACACTGGGAGATTCTTCCATGACATCATCATCCCGCGCCTTCTAGGCTTGGCGTTGCAGGCTGGCCTGTGGC GTGGGGTATCCCCGCCCCGGGAAAGCCCCCTGGCTGAGGAGCCAGTGTTGCAGGCCTTGGTGCCAGTGATGGGTATGGCCTGTGCCCGGCTACAGCCACA GCTGTCCGCCGTCACCGCAGCGCGGGTGGTGTCCCTCTTCCTGGACGGGGACGTGAGTTTCCTGCTGGAAGACGGGCTTCCCTCCGGACTGCAGCtgctgaga GTGCAGCACTCCTGGAGCCTGTCGCAGCTGACATGCCTTCTCATGGCCTGCGTGTGCTCCGTGCCGCAGAGT GTGGAGCTGCCCCAGCTGGAGCGGTTGATGGCGGAGCTGGAGGAGCTCTCCTGTACCTCCACGTACCCCTTCTGCTACACCGCCGCTTCCAAGTGCTTTGCCGGCCTGGTGAACAAGAGGCCTGCAG GGGAGGCGCTGGACTTGCTGCTGGACAGAGTGATGGGGAGGATCTGCTCGGAGCTGGACCACGCCTCCTCTTCTGTCCGCCTGCAGGCCTTCACCCTGCTGCTCTGG GTGACCAAAGCCCTTCTGATCCGATACCACCCCCGGGCCTCCGTGCTGACCGATAAG ATGTTCTCTCTCTTGACGGACCGTGAGCTAGGCCCCCTAGTGGCCGACGGCTTTTCCGTCCTGATGAGTGACCCGGTGGACGTGCTGACCCGGGCGGGCCACGCTGACGTGCGCATCATGTACCGGCAACGCTTCTTCACGGAGAACTCTGCCAAGCTGGTACAAGGGTTCAACTCTGCGGAGAAAG AGATGAAGCCCGGCTACCTCAAAGCGCTCTCACACATCGTGAATAACCTTCCGAGGCAGGTCCAGCTGTCCGAGCTGCCAGCG CTGCTGCCTCTCCTGCTGGAGGCGCTGTCGTGCCCGGACCAGGCGGTGCAGCTCTCCACCCTCTCCTGCCTGCACCCGGTGCTGATGGAATCCTTACCGGCGTCGACCCTCTGCCTCCAGCTCGAAGGACTCGTATCACACCTGCTTGGCCTCACCAGCAGCCCTACCATG aaagTACGCATCGCTTCCCTGCGCTGCCTTAATGCCGTGTCCCACTTCCCCGAACACGAA gtcATCCCATTCCGCGATAGGGTTCTGAGAGCACTGGCCCCTCCCCTGGATGACAAGAAGAGGCTGGTGAGGAAGGAGGCGGTAGCGACGCGGGGAGAGTG GTTCCTCCTAGGGAGCCCAGGAAGGTGA